In the genome of Euzebya rosea, one region contains:
- a CDS encoding VPS10 domain-containing protein yields MTLSRVSPPVALLVSFLLAVGLVLATLPAETTVAFDPRTAIGPLAEPADWMNAARGLPDGRAYAAALEDAGAVEALTADVDPALAAAEWTLMGPTNIGGRVTDLAVDPTRPDTVWVAAASGGVWRSDDAGATVQPAWPDDLTPAIGALAVTVDGVVFAGTGEANPGGGSFTFGGTGMYRSVDAGVTWEHVGLSDTAAFGRILVHPTDPDVIWAAAAGHLYLPGGERGLYRSVDGGDSWELVLAGLNDTTGAVDLAMDPTDPDRVYVAMWDHLREPEIRTYGGEGSGLWVTLDGGETWSVVNAADFGPGNADIGRIGVAVAPSSPEVVYVSVIDTFGRSSGNGLFRSSDGGGSWERVGSVPSQSSFGWWFGRIFVDPADADRVWIPGVSLSVSSNGGASFSSSGGVHADQHAMVWDAAVEGRVYLGNDGGLYRSDVNGGSWQKATGEAWTQLYTLDVSDLDPSKLLAGLQDNGCVRNYSLGSTPAVDGWDSFGCGDGLEVQFNPTVDTTIYGCSQYGACSRYALGGELVGTPFVGTSVARTNWMAPVEYHGGSSTTMYYGSERVNVSHDTGLTWQAISPDLTGGGELEIDPAGYPYQTLTTIAGAASDPSVVWAGSDDGLVHRTIDGGETWERVGEGVLPGDWVTRITIDPADADVVFVTFSGFRTGDDAARVLLTRDGGETWADVSGNLPAAPVNDLVLVGDGRVVVASDVGVFVSLVEGGGEPVWLAVGGNLPKAPAMDLDVQPGGLLTVATFGRSAWRVQLPPASASGLVGSGLVWSAGGLWTSG; encoded by the coding sequence GAGCCGGCGGACTGGATGAACGCCGCCCGGGGGTTGCCCGACGGGCGGGCCTACGCCGCGGCGCTGGAGGATGCAGGCGCGGTGGAGGCGTTGACGGCCGACGTCGACCCGGCGCTGGCGGCCGCCGAGTGGACGCTGATGGGCCCGACCAACATCGGCGGGCGCGTGACCGACCTCGCGGTCGACCCGACCCGGCCGGACACGGTGTGGGTGGCGGCAGCCTCGGGAGGGGTGTGGCGCTCCGACGACGCCGGGGCGACCGTGCAGCCGGCGTGGCCCGACGACCTGACCCCGGCGATCGGTGCGCTGGCGGTGACCGTCGACGGCGTGGTGTTCGCGGGGACGGGCGAGGCCAACCCCGGTGGCGGCTCGTTCACCTTCGGCGGGACCGGCATGTACCGGTCTGTTGACGCGGGGGTGACCTGGGAGCACGTCGGCCTGTCCGACACCGCGGCGTTCGGGCGGATCCTCGTGCACCCGACCGACCCCGACGTGATCTGGGCGGCGGCTGCGGGCCATCTGTACCTCCCCGGCGGGGAGCGTGGGCTGTACCGCTCCGTTGATGGTGGGGACAGCTGGGAGCTGGTGCTGGCGGGGCTCAACGACACGACCGGTGCGGTGGACCTGGCTATGGACCCGACCGATCCGGACCGGGTGTACGTGGCGATGTGGGACCACCTGCGCGAGCCGGAGATCCGCACCTACGGCGGCGAGGGGTCGGGCCTGTGGGTGACCCTCGACGGCGGCGAGACGTGGTCGGTGGTCAACGCCGCCGACTTCGGGCCGGGCAACGCCGACATCGGCCGGATCGGCGTGGCGGTGGCCCCCTCCTCCCCCGAGGTCGTATACGTGTCAGTCATCGACACGTTCGGCCGGTCCTCGGGCAACGGGCTGTTCCGTTCTTCCGATGGCGGGGGGTCGTGGGAGCGGGTTGGGTCGGTGCCGTCGCAGTCGTCGTTCGGCTGGTGGTTCGGGCGGATCTTCGTCGACCCCGCCGACGCCGATCGGGTGTGGATCCCGGGTGTGTCGCTGAGCGTGTCGAGCAACGGTGGGGCGTCGTTCTCCTCCTCCGGTGGGGTGCATGCCGACCAGCACGCGATGGTGTGGGACGCGGCGGTCGAGGGGCGGGTGTACCTGGGCAACGACGGCGGGCTCTACCGCTCCGACGTCAACGGCGGGTCGTGGCAGAAGGCGACCGGTGAGGCGTGGACGCAGCTGTACACGCTGGACGTCTCGGACCTGGACCCCTCGAAGCTGCTGGCCGGGTTGCAGGACAACGGGTGCGTGCGCAACTACTCGTTGGGGTCGACGCCGGCGGTCGATGGGTGGGACAGCTTCGGGTGTGGGGATGGGTTGGAGGTCCAGTTCAACCCCACGGTGGACACGACGATCTACGGGTGCTCGCAGTACGGGGCGTGCAGCCGGTACGCGCTGGGCGGTGAGCTGGTGGGGACGCCGTTCGTGGGGACGTCGGTGGCGCGGACGAACTGGATGGCGCCGGTGGAGTACCACGGGGGGTCGTCCACGACGATGTACTACGGGTCCGAGCGGGTGAACGTCTCGCACGACACCGGGTTGACGTGGCAGGCGATCTCGCCCGATCTGACGGGGGGTGGGGAGCTGGAGATCGACCCGGCGGGCTATCCGTACCAGACCCTTACCACGATCGCGGGGGCGGCGAGCGACCCCTCGGTCGTGTGGGCGGGGTCCGATGACGGGTTGGTGCACCGGACCATTGATGGTGGGGAGACGTGGGAGCGGGTCGGTGAGGGTGTGCTGCCCGGTGATTGGGTGACGCGGATCACGATCGACCCGGCGGATGCGGACGTGGTGTTCGTGACGTTCTCGGGCTTCCGGACGGGAGACGATGCGGCGCGGGTTCTCTTGACCCGTGATGGAGGGGAGACGTGGGCGGACGTGTCGGGCAACCTGCCTGCGGCGCCGGTGAACGACCTCGTGCTGGTCGGGGACGGGCGAGTCGTCGTGGCGTCGGATGTCGGCGTGTTCGTGTCCCTGGTTGAGGGTGGGGGTGAGCCGGTGTGGTTGGCGGTCGGCGGGAACCTGCCGAAGGCGCCGGCGATGGACCTGGACGTGCAGCCCGGCGGCCTGCTGACCGTGGCGACGTTCGGTCGGAGCGCGTGGCGGGTGCAGCTGCCGCCGGCTTCGGCTTCGGGTCTCGTGGGGTCGGGTCTGGTGTGGTCGGCGGGGGGCCTGTGGACAAGCGGATGA
- a CDS encoding HNH endonuclease, whose protein sequence is MTTAVDRRVAGQDEVGAAGSGSWWGGRLAEVWLSEEDVVAYLAEDLPQGGSAAAGRERQPAGGGDVREVGEACCWGGRLAEVWLAEEDVAAYLAEPPDDEGGPSGGPEGAGGPQGAGAPVAGDAADAGALASAHVATDADEARADHADTSRTGAGRADAGRADAGGTGDPVVLVGEALGVLGRLNDWLAGMAAGTASGVTSDGSSGTIEPWTVRRAMEGLAGIDAALSAARLRGIVAADVAGLPSSDGAVSLSAWVAGVFGLSGATAAREVRLAVGLADEAEVLDRLQAGVISRDHAAGLVAAAEKQAADQDAAARAEAARQDAERQERRLADERAQAEAATLAERMRLAREAAAREEQLARERAEAARERAAADEAARRARQEALLGSAVAGASPDRVRTEANAMRAADVAALERAVAAQRARRSVTFGSDRITGQTVLRVVLTDTDRELLHAGIEAAHTFDPPNTPEDERRTPEQRRYDAFLDLITAGLHAGELPTSRGIKPHVTVTVPLTTLTGEAEVAGVAGFGTVVSPETARRLACDARLTRAIIDARGMPLDIGRTTRAWTTAQHTAANLLFGGCAFPTADRRPCGRPIGWTDLHHVQWWRHGGPTDQDNGVPLCRHHHNAVHHDGWLLDFDLPTGTVTITRTREGETVTRTTRFPDDNPRPSIADPTTSAGPVSTAAELVDGTGQDCSDPDRAGLDRGDPGDGRLPI, encoded by the coding sequence ATGACCACGGCGGTGGACCGGCGGGTGGCTGGTCAGGACGAGGTGGGTGCAGCCGGATCGGGCAGCTGGTGGGGTGGCCGGTTGGCTGAGGTGTGGCTGTCGGAGGAGGACGTCGTCGCCTACCTCGCGGAGGACCTGCCCCAGGGTGGCTCGGCGGCCGCTGGGCGTGAACGGCAACCGGCTGGCGGTGGTGACGTGAGGGAGGTTGGGGAGGCCTGCTGTTGGGGTGGCCGGCTGGCGGAGGTGTGGCTTGCGGAGGAGGACGTCGCGGCCTACCTCGCCGAGCCACCGGACGACGAGGGAGGGCCATCCGGCGGTCCGGAGGGTGCCGGTGGCCCCCAGGGGGCCGGTGCACCCGTGGCCGGTGACGCCGCAGATGCCGGTGCCCTCGCGTCAGCTCACGTCGCGACGGATGCCGACGAGGCCCGTGCCGACCACGCGGATACCAGCAGGACAGGCGCCGGCAGGGCGGACGCCGGCAGGGCGGACGCCGGCGGCACGGGTGATCCGGTTGTGCTGGTGGGTGAGGCGCTGGGTGTCCTGGGCCGGTTGAACGACTGGCTGGCGGGCATGGCTGCCGGCACCGCCTCGGGGGTGACCAGCGACGGTTCCTCAGGGACCATTGAGCCCTGGACGGTCCGACGCGCGATGGAGGGACTCGCCGGGATCGACGCGGCGTTGTCGGCGGCGCGTTTGCGGGGGATCGTGGCGGCTGATGTGGCGGGGTTGCCGTCTTCGGACGGGGCGGTGTCGTTGTCGGCGTGGGTGGCGGGGGTGTTCGGCCTGTCCGGGGCCACAGCGGCACGTGAGGTGCGTCTGGCGGTCGGGCTGGCTGACGAGGCGGAGGTGCTGGACCGGCTGCAGGCCGGGGTGATCTCGCGGGATCATGCGGCCGGGTTGGTCGCGGCGGCGGAGAAGCAGGCCGCCGATCAGGACGCCGCCGCCCGGGCCGAGGCCGCACGGCAGGACGCCGAACGCCAGGAGCGTCGTCTGGCTGATGAGCGGGCCCAGGCAGAAGCCGCCACCCTGGCGGAACGGATGCGGCTGGCCCGGGAAGCTGCTGCACGCGAGGAACAGCTCGCCCGCGAGCGGGCCGAGGCTGCGCGGGAGCGGGCAGCGGCGGACGAGGCGGCCCGGAGGGCCCGCCAAGAGGCCCTGTTGGGATCGGCGGTGGCGGGGGCGTCGCCTGATCGGGTGCGGACCGAAGCCAATGCGATGCGGGCCGCTGATGTGGCGGCGCTGGAACGGGCGGTCGCGGCGCAGCGGGCCCGCCGATCGGTGACGTTCGGGTCGGATCGGATCACCGGGCAGACGGTCCTGCGGGTGGTGCTGACCGACACCGACCGCGAACTCCTCCACGCCGGCATCGAGGCAGCCCACACCTTCGACCCGCCCAACACCCCCGAGGACGAACGACGAACCCCCGAGCAGCGTCGCTACGACGCGTTCCTCGACCTGATCACCGCCGGGCTGCATGCAGGTGAGCTGCCCACGTCGCGTGGCATCAAGCCCCACGTGACGGTGACCGTGCCGCTGACGACGTTGACGGGTGAGGCCGAGGTGGCCGGGGTGGCAGGGTTCGGGACGGTGGTCTCGCCGGAGACGGCGCGTCGGTTGGCGTGTGATGCCCGGTTGACCCGCGCGATCATCGATGCTCGGGGGATGCCGTTGGACATCGGTCGGACCACCAGGGCGTGGACGACAGCCCAGCACACCGCCGCCAACCTGTTGTTCGGTGGCTGTGCGTTCCCGACTGCTGATCGGAGGCCGTGTGGCAGGCCGATCGGTTGGACTGATCTGCATCACGTCCAGTGGTGGCGTCACGGCGGCCCCACCGATCAGGACAACGGGGTGCCGTTGTGCCGCCATCATCACAACGCGGTGCACCACGACGGCTGGCTGCTGGACTTCGACCTGCCCACCGGCACCGTCACCATCACCCGCACCCGCGAGGGTGAAACCGTGACACGGACAACCAGGTTCCCCGACGACAACCCCAGACCCAGCATCGCCGACCCGACCACCAGCGCGGGGCCGGTCAGCACGGCAGCCGAGCTCGTGGACGGGACTGGTCAGGACTGTTCCGACCCGGACCGGGCTGGGCTGGACCGGGGCGACCCGGGCGATGGTCGACTACCGATCTGA